One part of the Oceanispirochaeta sp. M1 genome encodes these proteins:
- a CDS encoding methyl-accepting chemotaxis protein, giving the protein MKKFTDFKIGTRLTWLLSIVVIVVIGFLVIFINTRISQYAENSAMQIAQSVVAENKLFVKMDVDSALHISKSLAVTAEAFLHNESIDLSREEANEILRSCLEQNPQLTGVYFLFEPGKFDKMDDSYMNTEGHDETGRYIPYFAKNSKGEITYSPLKGYLTSPYYLETRKNNSPYVDGPFEYEVGGEMVLMLFLVYPVVDKAGQYIGIAGCDVSIKNLDTMVSQVKPFNNTGFLTVFANDGTIIGGAGSQFTGQNIKDMPGINQAALDGVFSDSDYQDTAYDDILKDEYILYGSKFNIDGTDHMITVQANIPTSIIYKESKSITFVTMFIGLAALVSIILIVVLFARQLSRQLNMGVQFARKMSEGDLSATISLNQDDEVGQLASALTDMAGELKRIVLDVQSAALNVRTGSRQISETSQQMSRGASEQASSTEEVSASIEQMSSNIEQNSENSMKTETIAKKSSQDATQGGEAVDQAVIAMKQIVEKIGIINEIARNTNLLALNAAIEAARAGEAGRGFAVVASEVRKLAERSQSAALEITDLSRSSMVVAENAGSLLGQIISDIQYTAELVQGISAASAEQNSGAQQINSAILQLDKVVQLNATSSEELASMSEELSSQSEQLISIIRFFKVDDTSTDVSLQVSTRDSRSESPRIAKKQKVHQIQETDDDFIDY; this is encoded by the coding sequence TTGAAAAAATTTACTGATTTTAAAATTGGAACCAGGCTAACCTGGCTGCTTTCAATTGTAGTGATTGTGGTTATAGGATTTCTGGTCATCTTTATTAATACCCGAATTTCTCAATACGCTGAAAATAGTGCGATGCAAATCGCACAGTCTGTGGTGGCTGAAAACAAACTATTTGTAAAAATGGATGTCGATAGTGCCTTGCATATTAGTAAGTCCCTCGCGGTAACAGCCGAAGCCTTCCTTCATAATGAGAGCATTGACTTATCGAGAGAGGAAGCTAATGAAATCCTCAGGAGCTGTCTTGAACAGAATCCTCAGCTTACTGGTGTCTATTTTTTGTTTGAACCGGGTAAGTTTGACAAGATGGATGATTCATATATGAATACAGAGGGGCATGATGAGACCGGCCGTTATATTCCCTATTTTGCCAAGAACTCAAAAGGAGAGATCACTTATAGCCCATTGAAGGGATATCTGACATCTCCCTACTATTTGGAAACGAGAAAAAATAATTCTCCTTATGTGGATGGTCCTTTTGAGTATGAAGTAGGCGGGGAAATGGTATTGATGTTATTCCTTGTTTACCCGGTGGTAGACAAGGCGGGGCAGTATATTGGAATCGCCGGCTGTGATGTCTCTATTAAAAATTTAGATACAATGGTCTCTCAGGTAAAACCCTTCAACAACACAGGATTCCTTACTGTTTTTGCCAATGATGGTACGATTATTGGAGGAGCAGGAAGTCAGTTTACCGGTCAGAACATCAAGGATATGCCAGGGATTAATCAGGCGGCATTAGACGGGGTGTTCAGCGATTCAGATTATCAGGACACAGCATATGATGATATATTGAAAGATGAATATATCCTCTATGGATCGAAATTCAATATTGACGGCACTGACCACATGATTACTGTTCAGGCAAATATTCCTACAAGTATTATTTACAAAGAGTCAAAGTCGATTACTTTTGTGACTATGTTTATAGGGCTGGCTGCATTGGTCTCCATCATACTTATTGTTGTTCTATTTGCCCGTCAGCTGAGTCGGCAGTTGAATATGGGGGTTCAGTTTGCCCGGAAGATGTCTGAGGGAGACTTGTCTGCAACCATAAGTCTTAATCAGGACGATGAGGTTGGTCAATTGGCATCGGCCCTTACAGATATGGCCGGTGAACTTAAAAGGATTGTCCTGGATGTTCAAAGTGCGGCTTTGAATGTTAGAACAGGCAGCAGGCAGATCAGTGAAACATCCCAGCAGATGAGTCGGGGAGCCAGCGAACAGGCTTCCAGTACCGAAGAGGTTTCAGCCTCTATTGAGCAGATGTCAAGCAATATTGAACAGAACTCTGAAAACTCTATGAAGACTGAAACAATAGCCAAAAAATCCTCTCAGGATGCGACCCAGGGTGGAGAGGCCGTTGATCAGGCTGTAATAGCCATGAAACAGATTGTGGAAAAAATCGGGATTATTAATGAAATTGCACGCAATACGAATCTTCTGGCCTTGAATGCGGCCATTGAGGCGGCCAGGGCCGGTGAAGCGGGTAGGGGATTTGCCGTTGTGGCCAGCGAGGTCCGAAAACTGGCAGAACGGAGCCAGTCTGCTGCATTAGAGATTACTGACTTGTCCAGAAGCAGCATGGTAGTGGCTGAGAATGCCGGAAGCCTTCTGGGACAGATTATATCGGATATCCAGTACACCGCCGAGCTGGTACAAGGGATCTCCGCCGCAAGTGCCGAGCAGAACAGTGGGGCTCAACAGATTAATTCAGCTATCCTGCAGCTGGATAAGGTTGTACAGCTCAATGCTACATCTTCCGAAGAATTAGCGTCCATGTCTGAAGAATTGTCCTCACAGTCTGAACAGTTGATCAGTATCATTCGCTTTTTTAAGGTCGATGACACATCCACTGATGTGTCACTGCAAGTATCTACCAGAGACAGCAGGAGCGAGAGTCCCAGGATAGCAAAAAAACAGAAGGTCCATCAAATACAGGAAACTGATGATGATTTTATTGATTATTAA
- a CDS encoding ATP-binding protein: MLSTLHSRYFTVFVTLVLVFSIVILLITVTLVEDELSKVQSSHASDLVKTISLNIENAYRSFKLYQSNDLKNFAKITRLELSNYVGSVRYALVGSDDKTQVVSDFYQTIESDENQTFWIVIYPFQDNRILLSDDISLQDSLYTILEENDFEMDQLLKIEYELFDLHYVYDKEMDILFCVNTNYKSKSNYSIDLLREMIKKELSISFSDIRIGESGYLYIFNSEYIFEVHPLIVGTNIRDLINPTTGNRLADELILASQTPHIPYEYIWNKPGDDGNFSYHKKAYVYYFQPFEWYIAASFYLEDIQKPIIKIRYGIFITSFIILFIFLIPIYLITLNLSNSLRRLQNVADDIILHGQLREKIPVSGTIETKQLGMALNDMMISIQETNENLIHIHKMETVGLLAGGTAHDLNNMLFGITGSVSAIKMEIEKRNSLEDKRIWKYIEIIDQSTLKASGIINKLLSLSRKTKPVMEHVDLGTLLSETIGFFKSSSLSKGIKINDDLTQGSFPIFCDSNQMEQVFLNLLINSEHAMTIMRSDKNSWGGIISIGLSSTVILNEHNLYGLPTGSYWQVRIEDTGVGMNEETMRRVFDPFFTTKETRKGTGLGLSLVFNIIKLHGGSIAVKSNTGKGSIFTIQLPKALDG, encoded by the coding sequence ATGCTATCAACATTACACTCACGATATTTTACAGTTTTTGTTACTCTGGTCTTAGTCTTCAGTATAGTTATACTTTTAATCACAGTCACATTAGTTGAAGATGAGCTCTCAAAGGTTCAGAGCTCTCATGCAAGTGATCTAGTAAAGACAATCTCTCTGAATATCGAAAATGCTTATAGATCATTTAAACTCTATCAGTCAAATGATCTTAAAAATTTCGCCAAAATCACAAGACTGGAATTGAGCAACTATGTAGGAAGTGTTCGTTATGCTCTTGTGGGAAGTGACGATAAGACGCAGGTCGTTTCCGATTTTTATCAGACCATTGAGTCAGATGAGAATCAGACATTTTGGATTGTTATCTATCCCTTTCAGGATAATCGGATACTTTTAAGTGATGATATAAGTTTACAAGATAGCTTATATACTATTTTGGAAGAGAATGATTTTGAAATGGACCAGCTCCTTAAGATCGAGTATGAGTTGTTTGATCTTCATTACGTCTATGATAAGGAAATGGATATCCTCTTCTGTGTGAACACAAACTATAAGTCAAAATCGAACTATTCTATTGATCTTTTGCGAGAGATGATTAAGAAAGAGTTGAGTATTTCCTTCTCTGATATCCGTATTGGAGAATCGGGTTATCTTTATATTTTTAACAGCGAATATATCTTTGAAGTTCATCCCCTGATTGTTGGAACAAATATCCGGGATCTTATTAATCCGACGACAGGGAACAGGCTTGCTGATGAATTGATTTTAGCCTCCCAAACCCCACATATCCCCTATGAATACATCTGGAATAAACCAGGTGATGATGGAAATTTCAGCTACCACAAGAAGGCCTATGTTTACTATTTTCAACCCTTTGAGTGGTATATTGCTGCATCATTTTATCTGGAGGATATTCAGAAGCCGATAATAAAAATACGCTATGGTATTTTTATTACTTCATTTATTATACTTTTCATCTTTCTTATTCCTATTTACCTTATCACATTGAATCTCTCTAACTCTTTACGTCGTCTACAAAATGTTGCCGATGATATAATTCTTCATGGTCAGTTAAGGGAAAAAATTCCTGTTTCAGGAACCATAGAGACAAAACAACTTGGAATGGCTTTAAATGATATGATGATATCGATTCAGGAAACCAATGAAAATCTTATTCATATTCACAAGATGGAGACTGTGGGGTTACTTGCGGGAGGTACGGCACATGATTTAAATAATATGCTATTTGGTATTACCGGTTCTGTTTCCGCTATAAAAATGGAGATCGAGAAAAGAAATTCATTAGAGGACAAGAGGATCTGGAAATATATTGAAATTATTGACCAGAGTACCCTTAAGGCTTCCGGTATAATCAACAAGCTCCTGTCTTTATCACGTAAGACCAAACCGGTGATGGAGCATGTAGATCTTGGAACTCTTCTCAGTGAGACCATTGGATTCTTTAAATCCTCATCTTTGAGTAAGGGGATCAAGATCAATGATGACCTTACTCAAGGATCTTTTCCAATCTTCTGCGACAGTAATCAGATGGAGCAGGTCTTTCTCAATCTTCTGATAAATAGTGAGCATGCTATGACAATTATGCGTTCTGATAAGAACTCGTGGGGAGGCATCATTTCGATCGGGCTCTCTTCTACAGTAATACTTAATGAACATAATCTTTATGGCTTACCAACGGGATCATACTGGCAGGTTAGGATTGAAGATACTGGGGTCGGGATGAATGAGGAAACTATGAGACGGGTTTTTGATCCTTTTTTTACGACCAAAGAGACAAGAAAGGGGACCGGATTGGGACTCTCTCTGGTCTTTAATATAATAAAGTTGCATGGAGGTTCTATCGCTGTGAAATCTAATAC